A single Gadus macrocephalus chromosome 22, ASM3116895v1 DNA region contains:
- the tmem64 gene encoding transmembrane protein 64 produces MWLAGSTTLHLGTKLAKHAVGKAQIQINRWLQRSATDECDKIDILICSAFEERTAGNGKSEAGDSEVNIGDGVSFPGVGESRHPCCITACCFKSAVLACILTAMCFSSVALVRQYLKDLLLWVEGLDSAVGALLFIVGLILVSFPCSWGYIVLNVAAGYLYGFVLGLGLVMVGVLIGTFVAHIVCKRLLTEWVLNKIGNSEQLSAVIRVVEGGSGLKVVALSRLTPIPFGLQNAVFSITDVSLPNYLVASSAGLLPTQVLNSYLGTTLRTMEDVIAEQRVSGYLVFSLQIVISIGLMFYVVHRAQLELNAAIAACQMELKSSRMNGTSAHHGGFSYCSKRAAAMANSGNCVNVV; encoded by the exons ATGTGGTTGGCAGGGTCCACAACCCTGCATCTGGGCACCAAGCTCGCCAAACATGCCGTAGGCAAAGCTCAGATACAGATCAACCGCTGGCTCCAGAGGTCTGCTACCGACGAGTGTgacaaaattgacattttgatATGCAGCGCCTTCGAGGAGAGAACAGCGGGCAACGGGAAGTCCGAAGCCGGGGACTCTGAAGTTAACATTGGCGATGGCGTGTCTTTCCCCGGCGTCGGGGAGTCTCGTCATCCGTGCTGCATCACCGCCTGCTGCTTCAAGAGCGCCGTGCTTGCGTGCATCCTTACGGCAATGTGTTTCTCTTCCGTGGCCCTGGTGCGGCAGTATCTCAAGGATCTGCTGCTTTGGGTGGAGGGATTGGACAGCGCCGTGGGAGCCTTGCTGTTCATCGTCGGATTGATCCTCGTGTCGTTCCCCTGTAGCTGGGGGTATATTGTACTTAACGTGGCAGCGGGGTACCTGTACGGATTTGTGCTGGGCTTGGGACTCGTCATGGTGGGTGTGTTGATCGGGACCTTCGTGGCGCACATTGTGTGCAAGCGGCTGTTGACCGAGTGGGTGCTGAACAAGATCGGGAACAGCGAGCAGCTGAGCGCTGTCATAcgagtggtggagggagggagcggaCTCAAAGTTGTGGCCTTATCAAGATTGACACCCATACCGTTTGGGCTCCAAAATGCAGTTTTTTCG ATCACAGACGTGTCCTTGCCAAACTACCTGGTGGCGTCCTCGGCGGGCCTGCTGCCCACCCAGGTGCTCAACTCCTACCTGGGCACCACCCTGCGCACCATGGAGGACGTCATCGCCGAGCAGCGGGTCAGCGGCTACCTGGTGTTCAGCCTGCAG ATCGTCATCAGCATCGGCCTGATGTTCTACGTGGTGCACCGCGCCCAGCTGGAGCTCAACGCCGCCATCGCCGCCTGCCAGATGGAGCTCAAGAGCTCGCGCATGAACGGCACCTCCGCCCACCACGGCGGCTTCAGCTACTGCAGCAAGCGGGCGGCCGCTATGGCCAACAGCGGGAACTGCGTCAACGTGGTCTGA